A stretch of the Planktothricoides raciborskii GIHE-MW2 genome encodes the following:
- a CDS encoding DUF5331 domain-containing protein: MAFFEDFTLVLKQKWLQYYQDNKHWLVLHMKVAAVKTPDGGMRPPAYFILGVMSTLEPKLAQLMLPFSQLNPDAERLIEVLGLNFNPDSSDAIAATDKASDHGLASTPTEKPKPEPKPEPAAVAPTPTPKTPPTPLAVQEVLEESAPVVIMAESEPDATFDTEDAAVATAAAVFGAEALDDEEEDSLKQDVWGEESESLTEESTTNELEGFSESADDDLGGMGLDALEDESADDDLGGMGLDALEEESADDDLGGMGLDALEDESSDDELGGMGLEGLGDASGEDDDLGGMDLEGLGDASGEDDDLGGMDLEGLEADSSDDDLGDLDLGGLEADSSDDDLGDLDLGGLDDDADDDLGDLDLGGLDHDADNDGLGDLDLDDLGGDMDSDDDASDLLKGL; this comes from the coding sequence ATGGCTTTTTTTGAAGATTTCACTCTCGTCTTAAAACAAAAGTGGTTGCAGTATTACCAAGATAATAAGCATTGGCTGGTACTGCATATGAAGGTGGCAGCGGTGAAAACCCCCGATGGGGGAATGCGACCTCCTGCCTACTTCATTCTGGGAGTGATGAGTACATTAGAACCGAAGTTAGCGCAGTTGATGCTACCTTTTTCCCAGCTAAATCCTGATGCCGAGAGACTGATTGAGGTTTTAGGTCTCAACTTTAACCCAGACAGTAGTGATGCAATTGCCGCAACCGATAAGGCATCGGATCATGGATTAGCGTCAACCCCAACGGAAAAACCAAAACCAGAACCAAAACCAGAACCTGCCGCAGTTGCGCCAACACCCACCCCTAAAACTCCGCCAACTCCCCTCGCTGTCCAGGAAGTGCTAGAAGAGTCTGCCCCTGTAGTCATCATGGCCGAATCCGAACCGGACGCAACTTTTGACACCGAAGATGCAGCAGTGGCGACCGCAGCGGCAGTTTTTGGTGCGGAAGCCCTCGATGACGAGGAAGAAGATTCCCTGAAACAAGACGTTTGGGGGGAGGAATCCGAGTCCCTCACCGAGGAAAGCACCACTAATGAATTAGAGGGATTTTCTGAATCCGCCGATGATGACCTCGGTGGCATGGGACTCGATGCCTTGGAAGATGAATCCGCCGATGATGACCTCGGTGGCATGGGACTCGATGCCTTGGAGGAAGAATCCGCCGATGATGACCTCGGTGGCATGGGACTCGATGCCTTGGAAGATGAATCCAGCGATGATGAACTCGGTGGCATGGGACTCGAAGGTCTGGGGGATGCTTCTGGAGAGGATGATGACCTGGGCGGCATGGATCTCGAAGGTCTAGGAGATGCTTCTGGAGAGGATGATGACCTGGGCGGCATGGATCTCGAAGGTCTGGAAGCTGATTCCAGCGATGATGACCTGGGGGATCTCGATCTCGGTGGTCTGGAAGCTGATTCCAGCGATGATGACCTGGGGGATCTCGATCTCGGTGGTCTGGATGATGACGCCGATGATGACCTGGGGGATCTTGATCTCGGTGGTCTGGATCATGATGCCGACAATGATGGTCTTGGGGATCTCGATCTAGATGATTTAGGTGGGGATATGGACTCAGATGATGATGCTTCGGATCTTTTGAAGGGTTTGTAA
- a CDS encoding type II toxin-antitoxin system RelE/ParE family toxin, with amino-acid sequence MKTEYKPSFLKDLKALKSTPSFETIKALAFTEIPNLQKFEEIGNLKRLKGDDNAYRIRIGDYRLGIFFDGETVIFARVLHRKDIYRYFP; translated from the coding sequence ATGAAAACCGAGTATAAGCCGAGCTTTTTAAAAGACCTGAAGGCTCTGAAAAGTACGCCTAGCTTTGAAACAATAAAAGCGTTAGCATTTACAGAAATCCCTAATTTACAAAAATTTGAAGAGATTGGTAATTTAAAAAGGCTAAAAGGGGATGACAATGCTTATCGAATTCGCATCGGCGACTATCGCCTGGGAATTTTCTTTGATGGCGAAACAGTTATCTTCGCTCGCGTTCTACATCGTAAAGATATCTATCGCTATTTTCCCTAG
- a CDS encoding GIY-YIG nuclease family protein, whose translation MKNYFIYILASKYNGTLYIGVTNDLLKRVYEHKNNFVDGFTKQYGVHRLVYYEVFNSIESAINREKQIKKWRREWKINLIEKDNPKWDDLYDSLF comes from the coding sequence ATGAAAAACTATTTTATCTACATCCTAGCCAGTAAATACAATGGAACCTTATATATAGGAGTCACCAATGATTTACTCAAACGAGTGTACGAACATAAAAATAATTTCGTGGATGGATTCACGAAACAATATGGAGTTCATCGATTAGTCTATTACGAAGTGTTTAATAGTATCGAATCGGCAATAAATCGTGAAAAACAGATTAAGAAGTGGCGCCGGGAATGGAAGATTAATTTAATTGAAAAGGATAATCCCAAGTGGGATGATTTGTATGATTCTCTGTTTTGA
- a CDS encoding ferredoxin:protochlorophyllide reductase (ATP-dependent) subunit N, whose amino-acid sequence MAVAQPEALNFECETGNYHTFCPISCVAWLYQKIEDSFFLVIGTKTCGYFLQNAMGVMIFAEPRYAMAELEEGDISAQLNDYNELKRLCLQIKRDRNPSVIVWIGTCTTEIIKMDLEGLAPKLEAEIGIPIVTARANGLDYAFTQGEDTVLAAMVNRCPSKVVEAEKHERNAIQKLLSFGRKTEVETTHESEYVDHPPLVLFGSLPDPVVTQLSLELKKQGIKVSGWLPAKRYSELPVIEEGYYVAGVNPFLSRTATNLMRRRKCKLIGAPFPIGPDGTRAWIEKICSVLGVEPKGLAEREAQIWANLEDYIQLIRGKSVFFMGDNLLEVSLARFLIRCGMTCPEIGIPYMDKRYQAAELQLLEQTCHEMGVPTPKIVEKPDNYNQVQRIYELKPDLVITGMAHANPLEARGINTKWSVEFTFAQIHGFTNARDILELVTRPLRRNNSLKDLGWDKLVKEEAKV is encoded by the coding sequence ATGGCTGTTGCTCAACCTGAAGCACTGAACTTTGAGTGTGAAACTGGAAATTACCATACGTTTTGTCCGATTAGTTGCGTGGCGTGGCTTTACCAAAAAATTGAAGATAGTTTCTTTTTGGTGATTGGCACGAAAACTTGTGGTTATTTCCTGCAAAATGCAATGGGCGTGATGATCTTCGCGGAGCCCCGCTATGCGATGGCTGAGTTGGAAGAAGGTGATATTTCCGCTCAGTTGAATGATTATAATGAGCTCAAGCGCCTGTGTTTGCAGATTAAGCGCGATCGCAACCCCAGTGTGATTGTTTGGATCGGCACCTGCACCACAGAAATCATCAAAATGGACTTAGAAGGTCTAGCGCCAAAACTAGAAGCGGAAATTGGCATTCCCATTGTCACTGCTCGTGCCAATGGTTTAGACTACGCTTTCACTCAAGGGGAAGATACCGTCCTCGCGGCAATGGTGAATCGTTGCCCCAGCAAAGTGGTCGAAGCGGAGAAACACGAACGCAACGCGATTCAAAAACTTCTCAGCTTTGGTCGCAAAACGGAAGTGGAAACAACTCACGAGTCTGAGTATGTGGATCACCCGCCATTGGTGCTGTTTGGCTCCCTGCCTGACCCCGTGGTGACTCAGTTAAGCTTGGAGTTGAAGAAACAAGGGATTAAGGTTTCAGGTTGGCTGCCAGCGAAACGATACAGTGAACTGCCAGTCATTGAAGAAGGCTATTATGTGGCGGGGGTAAACCCATTCCTCAGCCGCACCGCCACAAACCTGATGCGGCGCCGCAAGTGCAAGCTGATTGGGGCGCCGTTCCCCATTGGACCCGATGGCACCCGCGCTTGGATTGAGAAAATCTGCTCGGTGTTGGGAGTGGAACCGAAAGGGCTGGCAGAACGGGAAGCCCAAATTTGGGCAAATCTGGAAGATTATATTCAACTGATTCGGGGCAAGTCGGTCTTTTTTATGGGTGACAACTTGCTAGAAGTGTCCTTGGCTCGCTTTTTAATTCGCTGCGGGATGACTTGCCCGGAAATCGGTATTCCCTATATGGATAAGCGCTATCAAGCGGCTGAGTTGCAGTTGCTAGAACAAACTTGTCACGAAATGGGCGTCCCAACTCCGAAGATTGTGGAAAAACCGGATAATTACAATCAGGTTCAGCGGATTTATGAGTTAAAACCGGATTTGGTGATTACCGGGATGGCCCATGCTAATCCTCTGGAAGCTCGCGGGATTAATACGAAGTGGTCGGTAGAGTTTACTTTTGCTCAAATTCACGGATTTACTAATGCTCGTGACATTTTAGAGTTAGTCACTCGTCCCCTACGTCGGAATAATTCTCTGAAGGATTTGGGCTGGGATAAGTTGGTGAAAGAAGAAGCCAAAGTTTAA